Proteins encoded in a region of the Dreissena polymorpha isolate Duluth1 chromosome 6, UMN_Dpol_1.0, whole genome shotgun sequence genome:
- the LOC127836234 gene encoding uncharacterized protein LOC127836234, with translation MPLLVLLTLFVSIQSNGKKRLILDLRWVNKHVWKQSVKYEDLRLGLMFVKEGGFMIKFDIHSAYHFVDIYPEHTTYLGFSFEDDHGVVSNFRFKVLAFGLGVAPYFFTKLTRPLIAKWRGEGKRVIMLLDDGFGTHDNYEETKKLASDIKQDLLLSGFIPNVDKCIWEPVQEMEWLGVNINMREFSIRIPERRISKAMKTINSLLGSVYLPVRKVASLIGQIISMSIVIGPVAQIMTRYLSIDVAKECTWNAYVKLSIDSVEQLAFWRETLNLLNKRLLVATGACSKVVYSDASAVSYAGYEVGTVNVVAHGSWSSEETKMSSTWRELCGVYRVLKSLIDVLASHRV, from the coding sequence ATGCCCCTCCTCGTGTTGTTAACACTTTTTGTATCCATTCAAAGTAATGGTAAAAAACGTCTCATTTTGGATCTGAGATGGGTAAATAAACACGTATGGAAACAATCGGTTAAATATGAGGATTTGAGATTAggtttgatgtttgttaaagaagGGGGATTTATGATAAAGTTTGATATACATTCTGCTTACCATTTTGTGGATATATATCCTGAACATACAACTTACCTTGGGTTTTCGTTTGAAGATGATCATGGTGTAGTTAGTAACTTTAGGTTCAAGGTTCTTGCATTCGGGTTGGGTGTAGCACCTTATTTTTTCACTAAGCTTACAAGGCCACTTATAGCAAAGTGGAGGGGCGAAGGTAAACGAGTTATTATGTTATTGGATGATGGTTTTGGTACACATGATAATTATGAGGAGACGAAAAAGCTTGCGTCTGATATAAAGCAAGATTTGCTTCTCTCTGGGTTTATCCCTAATGTAGATAAATGTATCTGGGAACCAGTACAGGAAATGGAGTGGCTGggtgttaatattaatatgagaGAGTTTTCAATAAGAATTCCTGAAAGAAGAATTAGCAAGGCTATGAAAACCATCAATAGTTTATTGGGCTCTGTATATTTGCCAGTAAGAAAGGTAGCTAGTTTAATTGGTCAAATTATTTCTATGAGTATTGTAATTGGCCCTGTAGCTCAAATAATGACTAGATATTTGAGTATCGATGTTGCGAAAGAGTGCACGTGGAATGCGTATGTTAAGTTGTCAATCGATAGTGTAGAGCAATTGGCATTTTGGAGAGAAACGCTCAATTTGCTTAACAAAAGATTGCTTGTTGCTACTGGCGCGTGCTCAAAAGTAGTATACAGTGATGCATCTGCTGTGTCTTATGCCGGATATGAGGTAGGGACGGTGAATGTTGTGGCGCATGGGTCATGGTCGTCAGAGGAGACTAAAATGTCTTCTACTTGGCGGGAACTTTGTGGAGTTTATAGAGTTTTAAAGTCATTAATTGATGTGCTTGCAAGTCACCGCGTTTAA